A window of the Paralichthys olivaceus isolate ysfri-2021 chromosome 5, ASM2471397v2, whole genome shotgun sequence genome harbors these coding sequences:
- the LOC109641367 gene encoding reticulon-4 receptor-like 2, whose amino-acid sequence MRLLLPALLFLLSAFHSVRGSRSCPPPCVCYEHADLVDCRARGFEHVPRGLPHGTWLLELGGNNLTEIGSRVFTGLWSLRVLVMSNSQIQVIQPQAFFSLSFVEKLDLSWNQLTFLPIDFSTGLSALRELRLAHNNLPSLSGNSLEYLDNLEKLDLSYNQLVSVGPGVFRGLSRLRQLHLHNNRLSVLQHGSLDMLPGLEVLQLSNNNISQIDSDALAPLYSLTVLDLEGNNLQHLKFKTFLSLHTTATHIQLSGNPWSCDCELHRVFSKILYVRHLHIDDYKNVTCQEPPQLTGASLAWVDSRLCIAETATVLVITVTVLVSVVAAVVMAERNRKSHRGKNWDTESQTQTQSPPS is encoded by the exons ATGCGTCTCCTCCTCCCggcgctcctcttcctcctttcagCCTTTCACTCAGTCAGGGGTTCACGCTCCTGTCCGCCCCCGTGCGTTTGTTACGAGCACGCCGACCTGGTGGACTGTCGTGCACGTGGATTCGAACACGTTCCCCGGGGCCTCCCACACGGAACCTGGCTGCTGGAGCTGGGAGGAAACAACCTGACTGAGATCGGCTCTCGGGTTTTTACTGGACTGTGGTCGCTGAGAGTCCTGGTGATGAGCAACAGTCAGATCCAAGTCATACAACCACAG GcgtttttctctttgtccttcGTGGAGAAGTTGGATCTCAGTTGGAACCAGTTGACGTTTCTTCCCATCGACTTCTCCACCGGTCTGTCTGCTCTCAGAGAACTTCGACTGGCTCACAACAACTTACCTTCCTTATCTGGAAACAG ccTAGAGTATCTGGACAACCTGGAGAAACTGGACCTGAGCTACAACCAGCTGGTGTCTGTGGGTCCTGGTGTGTTCAGAGGTCTGTCCAGGCTCAGACAGCTCCACCTGCACAACAACAGACTGAGCGTCCTGCAGCACGGGAGCCTGGACATGCTGCCTGGACTGGAG gtgcTCCAGctgagcaacaacaacatctctCAGATCGACAGCGACGCTCTGGCTCCTCTCTACAGTTTGACAGTTCTGGATCTGGAGGGAAACAACCTGCAACACCTCAAGTTCAAAACCTTCCTCAGCCTGCACACGACAGCGACACACATCCAGCTGTCAG GGAACCCGTGGAGCTGCGACTGCGAGCTTCATCGCGTCTTCAGTAAGATCCTGTACGTTCGCCACCTCCACATCGACGACTACAAGAACGTGACGTGCCAGGAGCCGCCGCAGCTGACCGGGGCCTCGCTGGCCTGGGTGGACAGTCGGCTCTGCATCGCAGAAACCGCCACCGTGCTCGTCATCACGGTCACGGTGCTGGTCAGCGTGGTGGCGGCCGTGGTCATGGCTGAGAGGAACAGGAAGAGTCACCGTGGAAAGAACTGGGACACCGAGTCACAGACTCAAACCCAGAGTCCACCATCCTGA